From Micromonospora carbonacea:
CGCCGGAGCGGACGTCCCGGTGGTTGGTGACCCGCACCGCGGCGAGGCGCTCCGCCTCCGCCGGGGTCAGCGGCCGGGACGGCTCCGGTGCCGCAGGCACCCAGGTCAGCAGCCCGACGACCAGGGCCGCTGCCGCGGCGGCGGCGACCACCCCCAGCACGACCACGGCGGTGCGTCGCCGCCCGGCGGGCCCGTCCCCGTCCCCGCCGCCGCGGCCGCCCCTGCCCCGGCTCCCGCGGCCCGGCCGGGCGCGGTGCGCGGCGGGACCCCGGTCGCCGCGCCGGCCCCGGACGGGCGCGACGACGAGGGGGAGCGTCGCCGTGGACCGGGCCGGACCCTCGGCGCGCGGGTGCGTCGGCCGGGCGGGCCGGGGCGTCGGCCCGGGGGAGTTCTCCACGCGAGGATGAACGTGCGGCGTGCGGGACAGGTGACGCCCGCCGGTTGCGTGGGGCGCTCGCGGCGGCCGGTCTGCGCCTGCGCGCGACCACGTCGGGTGCGCACGCCGGGTGATGTCCCAGGTGCTGCGACCCCTGTGCCGGGGGCGTGTCGGCCGTCGAGGGCCGAGCCGCCGGCCCGGACGGCCGCCGCGAGCGGCCTACGGCCATACCCTAGCGCGGTGAAATCCGCCACACAATGCGAATATCGAAGCCGATCACGGACCGACGGTAGTCGTGCCGCGCTGTCGGACCCCGGGCGTACGGTGGGTGTCATGGCGCTCGACATTCCCCGGCTCGACGGCCGTTTCCAGGTCGTCAGCGAGTTCCAGCCGGCCGGCGACCAGCCGGCCGCCATCGACGACCTGGAGCGTCGGGTGCGGCGCGGCGACCGCAACACCGTGCTGCTCGGCGCGACCGGCACGGGCAAGAGCGCCACGACGGCCTGGCTCGTCGAGCGGCTGCAGCGGCCCACCCTGGTGCTGGCCCCCAACAAGACGCTCTGCGCGCAGCTGGCGAAGGAGTTCGGCGAGCTGCTGCCGCACAACGCGGTGGAATACTTCGTCTCCTACTACGACTACTACCAGCCCGAGGCCTACATCCCGCAGACCGACACCTACATCGAGAAGGACTCCTCGATCAACGAGGAGGTCGAGCGGCTGCGGCACTCGGCGACGATGTCGCTGCTGACCCGCCGAGACGTGGTGGTGGTGGCCACCGTCTCGGCGATCTACGGCCTGGGCACCCCGGAGGAATACCTCGACCGCGCCGTCCGGGTCGCCGTCGGGCAGGAGCTCGACCGCGACCAGTTGCTGCGCCGGCTCGTCGACATCCAGTACACCCGCAACGACATGGCGTTCCAGCGGGGCACGTTCCGGGTCCGCGGCGACACGTTGGAGATCATCCCGGCGTACGAGGAGCTCGCCGTCCGGGTCGAGCTGTTCGGCGACGAGGTGGAGAAGCTCTACTACCTCAACCCGCTGACCGGCGACGTGGTCCGCGAGGTCGACAGCCTGATGATCTTCCCGGCCACCCACTACGCCGCCGGCCCGGAGCGGATGGAGCGGGCCACCCGCGACATCGAGGCGGAGCTGGCCGAGCGCCTCGCCGAGCTGGAGCGGCAGGGCAAGCTGCTGGAGGCCCAGCGGCTGCGGATGCGCACCACCTACGACCTGGAGATGATGCGGCAGGTCGGCTTCTGCTCCGGCATCGAGAACTACTCGATGCACATCGACGGCCGGCTGCCGGGCAGCCCGCCGCACTGTCTGCTCGACTACTTCCCCGACGACTTCCTCACCGTCATCGACGAGTCGCACGTGACGATCCCGCAGATCGGCGGCATGTACGAGGGCGACGCCTCCCGCAAGCGGATGCTCATCGACCACGGCTTCCGGCTGCCCAGCGCCGCCGACAACCGGCCGCTGCGCTTCGACGAGTTCCTGGAGCGGGTGGGGCAGCTGGTCTTCCTCTCCGCCACCCCGGGCTCCTGGGAGCTGGAGCAGGCCCAGGGCGAGTTCGTCGAGCAGGTGATCCGCCCGACGGGCCTGATCGACCCCGAGGTGGTGGTGAAGCCCACCAAGGGGCAGATCGACGACCTGATGCACGAGATCAAGCTGCGCACCGAGCGCGACGAGCGGGTCCTGGTCACCACGCTGACCAAGAAGATGGCCGAGGACCTCTCCGACTACCTGCTGGAGAACGGCATCCGGGTGCGCTATCTGCACTCCGAGGTCGACACGCTGCGCCGGGTGGAGCTGCTGCGCGAGCTGCGCAAGGGCGAATACGACGTGCTGGTCGGCATCAACCTGCTCCGCGAGGGCCTGGACCTGCCCGAGGTGTCCCTCGTGGCGATCCTCGACGCGGACAAGGAGGGCTTCCTGCGCAGCGGCCGGTCGCTGATCCAGACCATCGGCCGGGCGGCGCGAAACGTCTCCGGCCAGGTGCACATGTACGCCGACAAGATCACCCCGTCGATGGCGGAGGCGATCGGGGAGACCAACCGACGCCGGGCCAAGCAGGTGGCCCACAACGAGGCGCACGGGATCAGCCCCGAGCCGCTGCGCAAGAAGATCCACGACATTCTCGACGACATCTACCGGGAGGCGGAGGACACCGAGAGCTCCCGGGTCGGCGGTGCGGCGCGGCAACTGTCGCGGGGCAAGGCGCCGGTCAAGGAGACCCGCAGCCGCAGCCGGGCCGGCGCGGCCGGTCCGTCGCGGGAGGGGATGGCCCGGGCCGATCTCGCCCAGCTCATCCAGGAGCTCAACGACCAGATGCTGGCCGCCGCCCGGGAGTTGCAGTTCGAGCTGGCCGCCCGCATCCGCGACGAGGTCGCCGACCTGAAGAAGGAGCTGCGGGGGATGGACGCGGCGGGCGTGAAGTGACCGTCGTGCCTCTCCGCGGCGTCGGATGTCGTCGCCGTAAGCAAGCAAGGTATTGCAGCGAGTGATCGATCTGCGTACTCTCCGTCCTGGGGAGGCGGGGATGCCGTTGCCAACGAGTCCGGTGATTCGACGGGCGCGACTCGGAGCCGAGTTGCGCCAACTGCGCAGGCGGGAGGAGCTGACGCTGGAGCAGGTCTGTGACCGGCTGGGTT
This genomic window contains:
- the uvrB gene encoding excinuclease ABC subunit UvrB, with the translated sequence MALDIPRLDGRFQVVSEFQPAGDQPAAIDDLERRVRRGDRNTVLLGATGTGKSATTAWLVERLQRPTLVLAPNKTLCAQLAKEFGELLPHNAVEYFVSYYDYYQPEAYIPQTDTYIEKDSSINEEVERLRHSATMSLLTRRDVVVVATVSAIYGLGTPEEYLDRAVRVAVGQELDRDQLLRRLVDIQYTRNDMAFQRGTFRVRGDTLEIIPAYEELAVRVELFGDEVEKLYYLNPLTGDVVREVDSLMIFPATHYAAGPERMERATRDIEAELAERLAELERQGKLLEAQRLRMRTTYDLEMMRQVGFCSGIENYSMHIDGRLPGSPPHCLLDYFPDDFLTVIDESHVTIPQIGGMYEGDASRKRMLIDHGFRLPSAADNRPLRFDEFLERVGQLVFLSATPGSWELEQAQGEFVEQVIRPTGLIDPEVVVKPTKGQIDDLMHEIKLRTERDERVLVTTLTKKMAEDLSDYLLENGIRVRYLHSEVDTLRRVELLRELRKGEYDVLVGINLLREGLDLPEVSLVAILDADKEGFLRSGRSLIQTIGRAARNVSGQVHMYADKITPSMAEAIGETNRRRAKQVAHNEAHGISPEPLRKKIHDILDDIYREAEDTESSRVGGAARQLSRGKAPVKETRSRSRAGAAGPSREGMARADLAQLIQELNDQMLAAARELQFELAARIRDEVADLKKELRGMDAAGVK